In one window of Porites lutea chromosome 8, jaPorLute2.1, whole genome shotgun sequence DNA:
- the LOC140946215 gene encoding phenazine biosynthesis-like domain-containing protein produces the protein MADEERVFRMFVIDAFTSKPFCGNPAAVCLVGSKQLDDEILQKIAKEMNLSETAFVLEKNDQDTYDKGSCFGLRWFTPTCEVPLCGHATLASAAVLFNVLGNANTEITFETLSGNLMARKQGSSICMDLPLNPSEPLSKEDQTISRLIRTVVGELAVKEVEYSKTTKKLLLCLQTSLTRHDLEKLSPDFQAMMSAHSGRLVRGVIVTLQGNESNGCVDNNGAVYDFVSRYFAPWVGIPEDPVTGSAHTVLASYWSSRLQKNDLYARQCSPRGGELTIQVREDGRVDIAGQAVLVLQGSLYL, from the exons ATGGCGGACGAAGAGAGAGTTTTTCGAATGTTCGTGATCGATGCTTTTACAAGTAAGCCTTTTTGTGGAAATCCAGCCGCAGTTTGCCTCGTGGGATCAAAA CAACTAGATGATGAAATATTACAAAAGATTGCCAAAGAAATGAACTTGTCCGAAACGGCCTTCGTCCTGGAGAAAAATGACCAAGATACATACGACAAAG GTTCTTGTTTTGGTCTACGCTGGTTCACTCCAACATGTGAAGTTCCACTGTGTGGACATGCAACACTGGCATCAGCTGCAGTTTTGTTCAATGTTTTGG GTAACGCCAATACAGAAATAACATTTGAAACTTTGAGTGGAAATTTAATGGCCAGAAAACAAG gTTCATCAATATGCATGGATCTTCCATTAAATCCTTCTGAACCACTTTCTAAG gaAGACCAAACCATCTCAAGATTGATTAGAACAG TTGTAGGGGAACTTGCGGTAAAGGAAGTAGAATACTCCAAAACAACCAAGAAACTCCTGCTATGTTTGCAAACTTCCTTGACAAG GCACGACTTAGAAAAGCTCTCTCCAGACTTCCAGGCAATGATGTCAGCTCACTCGGGTAGGCTTGTCCGTGGTGTAATTGTAACTCTTCAGGGGAATGAGTCAAATGGTTGCGTCGACAATAATGGAGCAGTGTACGACTTTGTTTCACGATACTTTGCGCCTTGGGTTGGTATTCCTGAGGATCCAGTAACAG GGTCTGCGCACACGGTCCTTGCTAGTTATTGGTCGTCAAGGCTACAAAAGAATGATTTATATG CTCGGCAGTGCTCTCCGCGTGGAGGGGAACTTACTATTCAGGTGCGCGAAGACGGCAGAGTCGACATCGCAGGACAAGCGGTGCTCGTTTTACAAGGAAGTTTGTACTTGTGA
- the LOC140946012 gene encoding phenazine biosynthesis-like domain-containing protein — MADEKRVLPLFVIDAFTSKPFSGNPAAVCLVGSKHLSDQMLQKIAQEMNLSDTGFILEKNSQDTYSQSTCFGLRWFTPTCEVPLCGHATLASAAVLFNCLGNPNKEVTFETLSGNLKARKEGSSICLDFPLNPCEPWPLSGEDPSITKLIRAVVGDLAVKELEYNKTTNNLLLCLQPSFTRKDLEGFCPDFQAMTSAHSAGIVRGVIVTLQGTESNGCVDTTGAVYDFISRYFAPWRGVPEDPVTGSAHTVLASYWSTRLKKTDLYARQCSSRGGELTIHVREDNRVDITGQVVLVLQGSLYL, encoded by the exons atggcggacgaaaaAAGAGTTCTTCCATTATTTGTTATCGATGCTTTTACAAGTAAGCCTTTCAGTGGAAATCCAGCTGCGGTTTGTCTTGTAGGATCAAAG CACCTAAGTGATCAAATGTTACAAAAGATTGCACAGGAAATGAACTTGTCAGATACTGGCTTCATTCTGGAGAAAAACAGTCAAGATACTTACAGTCAAA GTACTTGTTTTGGTCTGCGATGGTTCACTCCAACATGTGAAGTTCCACTGTGTGGACATGCAACACTGGCATCAGCTGCAGTTTTGTTCAACTGCTTAG GTAATCCCAACAAAGAAGTAACCTTTGAAACATTGAGTGGAAATTTAAAAGCTAGAAAAGAAG GTTCGTCAATATGCTTAGATTTTCCACTCAACCCTTGTGAACCATGGCCACTGTCTGGG GAAGATCCATCAATTACAAAACTTATTAGAGCAG TCGTGGGAGACCTCGCAGTAAAGGAATTGGAATACAATAAAACGACCAACAACCTTTTGCTGTGTCTGCAACCTTCTTTCACAAG GAAGGATTTGGAAGGTTTTTGCCCAGACTTCCAAGCAATGACGTCAGCCCACTCGGCGGGGATTGTCCGCGGGGTAATTGTAACACTTCAGGGGACTGAGTCAAATGGCTGTGTGGACACAACTGGAGCAGTCTACGACTTCATTTCACGATATTTCGCTCCATGGCGTGGTGTCCCTGAGGATCCAGTTACAG GGTCAGCGCACACAGTTCTTGCTAGTTACTGGTCAACAAGATTAAAGAAAACTGATCTTTATG CTCGTCAGTGCTCTTCACGTGGTGGGGAGCTAACTATTCACGTGCGGGAAGACAACAGAGTTGATATTACAGGACAAGTAGTGCTAGTTTTACAAGGAAGTCTTTACTTGTGA
- the LOC140945473 gene encoding sperm-associated antigen 1-like: protein MVEDMGTGLLEDSHTKSGIPIEHLDYRYVEGCKNAKELEKILKVLRSGEEGVYPDLIEFTEERLKKVNPKSKSLRKENPIKTYHDLSASEEQEITDDLQEWMTSINQADKSLKKESQTGVIDNDNLPPVRSAASSEGFSSKQQQQQQQQQQADEKQKKPVAPRSYHEWDRFDPDKEIESLEEKEKKERKKKLENAKVMSASSIPSNVDLRGKSETERQLLANKEKEKGNEAFQSGNYMEALAYYCRSIEMNPRATAVYNNRALAEIKLEKFQEAVDDCNRVLSAEPNNVKAYLRRSIAQRSQGLCEEATADLYKVLAIEPNNKRAKELLGEMKKNESEVERPSKSGESKDRRKQEHTSMENETTSTNINSYNKESTASRTKTKGKRLKIVEVDSENDSETTQHLNDNVCADKGDEVKQHIDITHHKDSNDVTAAMNGVNSHPAEGQPQVAKQPELPGLVIKAQVEGTRLFKLGSYAAAAEQFTQAIDILQKDKLLYHSSLCSLLCNRGSCLVRMGDCTGCVTDCTAALQLIPDAFRPLLKRAEAYETSEKFAKAWSDYQLALNVHPQHSGAQQGKLRVSRHLENLYGSKWREQVAPVSSSAASPPVVNGSLVHPSPTQSVNGVTSKPHLIPTQATSNQTNQSMVNPNSASSTTQSTPAGEAIGSTTASSTHPAPVKDRVFAESPSAVDPAVKFAQSKEKGNALVKQNRYDEAVACYTECIEIDPENVAVYTNRALCYLRLNQDELAIQDTTEALRLQPDNVKALFRRALAKKALNQYDSAARDLFQLQKIEPKNAAAKKELEVVLDLCRKERRESTEKGTKTKKTKKAKEKKEQQKPQVTQEEKPQKWRRITVKDVQYDDEDDEQPVSQEPMEQSSIRQPEKIPLNPSDRNTGKPVKLVKTTPYDFFQAWNSVKKGSYKDYADLLRQLDTKRLAKVLSNKLEAPMLSSIIAALSQEIAPQGEESLAFDILEQLTHVERFDMVLLFMSAKEKNELQQLFSKLQAARLKQDFVTNETFDRLKQKYTI from the exons ATGGTTGAAGATATGGGGACAGGGCTTTTGGAGGACTCCCACACTAAATCAGGGATCCCCATTGAACATCTTGACTATCGATACGTAGAGGGTTGTAAAAATGCTAAAGAACTGGAAAAAATTCTCAAAGTGTTAAG ATCCGGGGAAGAAGGCGTTTATCCAGATCTTATTGAGTTTACAGAAGAAAGATTGAAAAAGGTCAATCCTAAAAG CAAAAGTCTTCGCAAAGAAAACCCCATCAAGACATACCATGATTTATCTGCATCAGAAGAACAGGAAATAACAGACGATCTGCAG GAATGGATGACAAGTATCAACCAAGCTGACAAATCACTGAAGAAGGAAAGTCAGACTGGTGTTATAGATAATGATAACCTTCCACCAGTCAGATCAGCTGCTAGCAGTGAAGGCTTCTCTAGCAAG cagcagcagcagcagcagcagcaacaacaagctgatgaaaagcagaaaaaacctGTTGCACCACGATCATACCATGAGTGGGACAG GTTTGATCCCGACAAAGAGATTGAATCTTTggaggagaaggaaaaaaaggaaagaaaaaagaaactagaGAATGCCAAAGTAATGAGTGCAAGTTCTATTCCCTCTAATGTGGATTTAAGAG GCAAATCTGAGACTGAAAGGCAGCTACTAGCTAACAAGGAGAAGGAGAAAGGCAATGAAGCATTTCAAAGTGGGAACTACATGGAAGCTTTGGCATATTATTGTCGCAGTATTGAAATGAATCCCAGAGCAACAGCAGTTTACAATAACAGGGCACTTGCAG AAATAAAGCTTGAAAAATTCCAAGAAGCCGTTGATGACTGTAACAGGGTCCTCAGTGCAGAGCCCAACAATGTGAAAG cttatCTAAGGAGGTCTATTGCTCAGAGAAGTCAAGGGTTATGTGAGGAGGCGACAGCAGATCTTTATAAAGTACTTGCTATTGAACCAAACAACAAAAGAGCCAAG GAATTGCTTggtgaaatgaagaaaaatgaaag TGAAGTTGAAAGACCAAGTAAGTCAGGAGAATCAAAGGATAGGAGGAAGCAGGAACATACATCAATGGAAAATGAAACAACTTCTACAAATATTAACAGTTATAACAAAGAATCAACTGCATCTAGGACAAAAACGAAAggaaaaaggttaaaaattgTGGAAGTTGATTCTGAAAATGATTCTGAAACTACTCAGCATTTGAATGACAATGTTTGTGCGGATAAAGGAGATGAAGTAAAACAGCATATTGACATTACACATCATAAGGACTCCAACGATGTAACAGCTGCAATGAATGGTGTAAACTCTCATCCAGCTGAAGGGCAACCACAAGTAGCAAAGCAACCTGAGTTGCCAGGTCTTGTAATAAAAGCTCAGGTTGAAGGAACTAGATTGTTTAAGCTAGGAAGCTACGCTGCCGCAGCAGAACAGTTTACACAAGCTATTGATATCCTTCAAAAAG ATAAACTGTTGTACCATTCATCACTGTGCTCATTGTTGTGTAACCGTGGTTCTTGTCTGGTGAGGATGGGTGATTGTACTGGATGTGTAACAGACTGTACAGCAGCCTTGCAGCTGATACCTGATGCTTTCAGACCCCTGCTTAAGAGAGCAGAAGCTTATGAAACATCTGAAAA attTGCAAAAGCCTGGTCTGATTATCAGCTGGCACTTAATGTTCATCCGCAGCACAGTGGAGCACAGCAAGGAAAGTTGAG GGTTTCTAGACACCTTGAGAATCTTTACGGATCTAAATGGAGAGAACAAGTCGCCCCAGTATCATCGTCAGCGGCATCTCCGCCTGTGGTTAATGGTTCGTTGGTCCACCCCTCCCCCACACAGTCCGTGAATGGAGTTACAAGTAAGCCCCACCTAATTCCCACACAGGCTACTAGTAACCAAACAAACCAATCGATGGTTAACCCGAACAGTGCTTCTAGTACAACTCAGTCTACCCCTGCGGGGGAAGCCATTGGCTCCACAACTGCGTCTTCAACCCACCCAGCCCCTGTAAAAGACAGAGTGTTTGCTGAGTCGCCAAGTGCTGTTGATCCAGCTGTGAAGTTTGCCCAATCTAAAGAGAAGGGAAATGCTTTAGTCAAACAG AACCGTTACGACGAAGCCGTCGCATGTTACACTGAATGCATAGAAATTGATCCTGAAAACGTTGCTGTTTATACAAACAGAGCTCTCTGTTACCTGCGACTGAATCAG gacGAGCTTGCCATACAAGATACCACTGAAGCGCTAAGACTCCAGCCAGACAACGTGAAAGCCCTGTTCAGAAGAGCCCTGGCCAAAAAG GCGCTGAATCAGTATGACTCGGCTGCTCGAGACTTGTTCCAACTGCAGAAAATTGAACCCAAGAATGCCGCAGCTAAGAAGGAACTGGAAGTAGTCCTTGACTTATGTCGAAAG GAGCGTAGGGAATCCACTGAAAAAGGCACAAAGACGAAGAAAACTAAGAAGGCAAAGGAGAAGAAAGAACAGCAAAAGCCACAGGTTACCCAGGAAGAGAAGCCTCAGAAGTGGCGAAGAATTACTGTCAAGGATGTTCAGTACGATGACGAG GATGATGAGCAGCCAGTCTCTCAAGAACCAATGGAGCAGTCCTCAATCAGACAACCAGAGAAAATCCCTCTTAATCCCAGTGATAGAAACACAGGAAAACCAGTCAAGCTTGTCAAG ACTACACCTTATGACTTTTTTCAAGCCTGGAATTCGGTGAAAAAGGGCAGCTACAAAGACTACGCCGATTTGTTACGACAGCTGGACACCAAACGGCTTGCCAAAG ttctcAGCAATAAGCTTGAGGCTCCCATGCTAAGTAGCATCATTGCAGCTCTAAGCCAAGAAATTGCTCCACAAG GGGAGGAATCCTTGGCATTTGACATCTTAGAACAACTCACTCACGTGGAACGGTTTGACATGGTGTTGCTTTTCATGTCAGCAAAGGAAAAGAATG AACTTCAGCAGCTGTTTTCCAAACTACAGGCCGCGAGGTTAAAGCAGGACTTTGTGACAAACGAAACATTTGACCGTTTAAAACAGAAGTACACgatttga